In Halorientalis sp. LT38, a genomic segment contains:
- a CDS encoding alpha/beta fold hydrolase → MRSHHALVDEATVRLGSLLVGDDGFFARSVDSPRVDEMLPSVSVSVPSLTEEELHELSAETPAGTVDVGIKVAEWVGTAHPTVVYHHGNDERPFSSSRFTPNTFRDILVDHADQFEANVIGLRAPFHDGTTQDYARKMGDLSNFVAMLATSVATVDGIVARQSGGGPVVVSGVSLGGWVTNLHRAYEGTADVYVPMLAGAALGKLFTRSAYRRLLGRAGRDDPDAIERTLDFDADFRRSDAGRVYPLLARHDRYVESEVQRSSYDASELAVVDRGHITATLNPTPLREHLHSVVRGLSTSSVDSRGPVDAPAVVFVHGAGISRKLWVPQIESLSDQYRTIAPDLPGHGDRIDEPFRFEEAVETVEAVLADVESDCTVLVGHSLGGYVATEVAARHPDDVAGLVLSGSSADYRGLLGLRTTASSYLFRLGARIPGGKGRFERTMAQRLRSLPLSDAVTDEILQTGLSLDAWGQSGIALVGRDFPSRLSAFGGPICLVNGADDRINRPAAIERCTELPNATPVVVRDAGHTVNLERPAAYTDIVREFVRTVCDVDGGSFREAL, encoded by the coding sequence ATGCGCTCCCACCACGCACTGGTCGACGAGGCGACCGTCCGCCTCGGTTCGCTCCTCGTCGGTGACGACGGCTTCTTCGCCCGGAGTGTCGACTCCCCGCGCGTCGACGAGATGCTCCCCTCGGTCAGCGTTTCGGTGCCATCCCTGACCGAAGAGGAGTTACACGAACTCTCAGCGGAGACACCCGCTGGTACAGTCGATGTCGGCATCAAAGTGGCCGAGTGGGTCGGTACTGCTCATCCGACGGTCGTCTACCATCACGGGAACGACGAGCGACCGTTCTCGTCGAGTCGCTTCACTCCGAACACGTTCCGAGATATTCTGGTCGACCACGCAGACCAGTTCGAGGCGAACGTCATCGGACTCAGGGCTCCGTTTCACGACGGGACGACGCAGGACTACGCGCGGAAGATGGGCGACCTGTCGAACTTCGTCGCGATGCTCGCGACGTCCGTCGCGACCGTCGACGGAATCGTCGCCCGGCAGAGCGGCGGTGGGCCGGTCGTCGTCTCGGGCGTGAGTCTCGGTGGCTGGGTCACGAACCTGCATCGCGCGTACGAGGGAACCGCGGACGTGTACGTCCCGATGCTCGCTGGGGCGGCGCTCGGGAAGCTGTTCACCAGGTCGGCCTACCGACGGCTGCTGGGGCGAGCCGGACGTGACGATCCCGACGCAATCGAGCGGACGTTGGATTTCGACGCGGACTTCCGACGTAGCGATGCGGGCAGGGTCTATCCACTGCTGGCGAGACACGACCGATACGTCGAGTCCGAGGTCCAGCGGTCCTCCTACGATGCGTCCGAGCTAGCGGTCGTCGATCGCGGGCACATCACGGCGACGCTGAACCCGACGCCGCTCCGCGAGCATCTTCACAGCGTGGTGCGAGGACTCTCGACGTCGTCGGTCGATAGCCGTGGTCCAGTCGACGCGCCCGCTGTCGTCTTCGTCCACGGTGCAGGTATTTCGCGGAAGCTCTGGGTTCCACAGATCGAATCGCTTTCGGACCAGTACAGGACCATCGCACCTGACCTTCCCGGACACGGAGATCGCATCGACGAACCGTTCCGATTCGAGGAGGCTGTCGAGACCGTGGAAGCGGTTCTGGCCGACGTGGAGAGCGACTGCACTGTGCTCGTCGGCCACTCGCTCGGCGGGTATGTGGCGACCGAAGTAGCTGCTCGCCACCCAGACGACGTGGCAGGGCTGGTCCTCTCCGGGAGCAGTGCCGACTACCGCGGTTTGCTGGGACTCAGGACGACCGCGAGTAGCTATCTGTTTCGACTTGGGGCCAGGATCCCCGGCGGAAAGGGCCGATTCGAGCGAACGATGGCCCAGCGGCTCAGGTCACTCCCACTTTCGGATGCGGTGACCGACGAGATTCTGCAAACGGGACTATCGCTAGACGCGTGGGGACAGTCCGGCATAGCACTCGTCGGCAGGGATTTCCCGTCGCGACTTTCGGCGTTCGGAGGGCCAATCTGTCTGGTCAACGGCGCGGACGATCGGATCAATCGCCCAGCAGCAATCGAGCGGTGCACGGAACTGCCGAACGCGACCCCAGTCGTCGTCCGTGATGCCGGTCATACCGTCAATCTCGAACGCCCAGCGGCCTACACCGACATCGTCCGCGAGTTCGTCAGAACAGTGTGTGACGTCGACGGCGGTTCGTTTCGTGAGGCGCTCTGA
- a CDS encoding universal stress protein: MPDNVLVAIDGSPLAERALGYALETFLDAAITTIYVINPVHSVIDVEARGLSVAEDWHENAQDRANSIHSAASDLAAEHGIDLDTVTEIGKPARAILAYADENDIDQIVIGSHGRSGIDRTLLGSVAETVTRRARIPVTVVA, translated from the coding sequence ATGCCTGACAACGTGCTCGTCGCCATCGATGGGTCCCCACTCGCCGAGCGGGCGCTCGGCTACGCACTGGAAACCTTCCTGGATGCGGCAATCACCACTATCTACGTCATCAATCCAGTCCACTCGGTAATCGACGTGGAGGCCAGGGGGCTCTCAGTCGCAGAGGACTGGCACGAAAACGCCCAGGACCGGGCGAACTCGATTCACTCGGCGGCCAGCGATCTCGCAGCAGAACACGGTATCGACCTCGATACTGTCACCGAGATCGGCAAACCGGCACGTGCCATTCTGGCGTACGCAGACGAGAACGATATCGACCAGATCGTCATCGGTAGCCACGGCCGGTCGGGAATCGATCGAACACTCCTCGGGAGCGTCGCCGAGACGGTCACCCGGCGCGCACGGATCCCGGTGACAGTCGTCGCATGA
- a CDS encoding MFS transporter, producing MQFLTHLRHQRWTTVSGYLLFVALMVAGYYYNITFVQLGLIDLGTRLVGMSETAVSMWMAALALVTLVVAVVTGVTMDRRGWSTDLRTKLRLLFGVVCVQFALTVVAPMIRSVPAFGAWIVLASIGLGVGFPVSFSLAIDLVPVPDRGYVAAAITAITYFLANAIPLSWSIDVFSRLLVAVMAPGLVVLGVLSFVSVDRLDSFLDALGTQHETYGIGRFCHGERIRTRSLAFVVPVVLMFGVFFIDSLGFLRIIDTPSLLLSSWQSPDLSTRLFIAVAHVIGAVMAGVIYANYSLSRIFLWTFALFALTHVMYTSDLRFAELFPTIAGDGTSPLSPALYAVAVSFYTTLNFALWPDLSTPETIGTHSAIGIGVAGWLATFSSTALALYFQAADLTLLSHLNVVQALSLLLLFGLGVGLYARRMAELARENGGVGA from the coding sequence ATGCAGTTTCTCACACACCTACGGCACCAACGGTGGACGACAGTGTCAGGGTATCTTCTGTTCGTCGCGCTGATGGTCGCCGGCTACTACTACAACATCACGTTCGTCCAGCTGGGGCTCATCGATCTCGGGACGCGCCTCGTCGGGATGTCCGAAACCGCCGTCTCGATGTGGATGGCCGCGCTCGCGCTCGTGACGCTCGTCGTCGCGGTCGTGACCGGCGTGACGATGGACCGCCGCGGCTGGAGCACGGACCTTCGAACGAAGCTTCGACTCCTGTTTGGCGTGGTCTGCGTCCAGTTCGCGCTCACGGTCGTTGCACCGATGATACGGAGCGTTCCCGCGTTCGGCGCGTGGATCGTCCTCGCGTCGATCGGACTCGGTGTCGGCTTTCCGGTCTCGTTCTCGCTCGCGATCGATCTCGTTCCTGTCCCGGACCGGGGGTACGTCGCTGCGGCCATCACGGCGATCACGTACTTCCTCGCGAACGCCATCCCGCTTTCCTGGTCGATCGACGTCTTCAGTCGGCTGCTGGTCGCCGTGATGGCACCAGGACTCGTCGTGTTGGGCGTCCTTTCGTTCGTCAGTGTCGACCGTCTCGACTCCTTTCTCGACGCCCTGGGCACGCAACACGAGACCTACGGCATCGGCCGGTTCTGTCACGGGGAGCGGATCCGGACGCGGAGTCTCGCGTTCGTCGTGCCGGTCGTCCTGATGTTCGGCGTGTTCTTCATCGACAGCCTCGGATTTCTCCGGATCATCGACACGCCATCGCTCCTCCTGAGTTCCTGGCAGTCGCCCGACCTCTCGACGCGCCTGTTCATCGCCGTCGCACACGTCATCGGTGCGGTGATGGCCGGCGTCATCTACGCGAACTACTCGCTCTCGCGCATCTTCCTCTGGACGTTCGCGCTGTTCGCGCTCACGCACGTCATGTACACGTCCGACCTCCGATTCGCGGAGTTGTTTCCCACTATCGCCGGCGACGGGACGTCTCCCCTGAGTCCCGCCCTGTATGCGGTGGCCGTGAGCTTCTATACGACGCTGAACTTCGCGCTCTGGCCTGACCTCTCCACCCCAGAGACGATCGGGACCCACTCCGCGATCGGCATCGGCGTCGCTGGGTGGCTCGCCACGTTCTCGAGCACCGCGCTCGCGCTGTACTTCCAGGCGGCCGACCTCACGCTCCTCTCGCACCTGAACGTGGTGCAGGCGCTCTCCTTGCTCCTCCTGTTCGGACTCGGGGTCGGCCTGTACGCGAGACGGATGGCTGAACTCGCTCGCGAGAACGGAGGTGTCGGTGCGTGA
- a CDS encoding zinc-dependent alcohol dehydrogenase family protein, with translation MRAAVFHGPGDVRVEEVPKPELTAPTDALVRVTHTAICGSDLWFYHGDSDREAGSRVGHEPMGIVEAVGDDVRRVEPGDRVFAPFVISCGECEFCRTGLHTSCVNGDSWNGDNGGAQGEYVRAPHADGTLVRVPDRYAEDEDALESLLPLTDVMGTGHHAAVSAGVEPGSTCVVVGDGAVGLCGVLAARRLGARRIVAVGHHEDRLDLADEFGATDTVLGGGETDEVEAVREVTGGGADHVLECVGAASSMETAVGVCRPGGTVGYVGVPHGVDAAGLDLFDFFVDNITLRGGVAPVRAYAEELMDDVLGGTLDPAPIFTKTVDLDGVPEGYQAMSDREALKVLVKP, from the coding sequence ATGCGCGCAGCAGTCTTTCACGGCCCCGGCGACGTCCGGGTCGAGGAGGTCCCGAAACCGGAACTGACGGCCCCGACGGACGCGCTTGTCCGGGTCACCCACACCGCAATCTGCGGGTCGGACCTGTGGTTCTACCACGGCGACAGCGACCGCGAGGCTGGATCGCGAGTCGGTCACGAGCCGATGGGCATCGTCGAAGCCGTCGGTGACGACGTCCGGCGCGTCGAGCCGGGCGACCGCGTGTTCGCCCCGTTCGTGATCAGTTGCGGCGAGTGCGAGTTCTGCCGGACGGGCCTGCACACCTCCTGTGTGAACGGCGACTCCTGGAACGGCGACAACGGCGGCGCGCAGGGTGAGTACGTCCGTGCCCCACACGCCGACGGCACGCTCGTGCGCGTCCCCGACCGCTACGCCGAGGACGAGGACGCCCTCGAATCGCTCCTCCCGCTCACCGACGTGATGGGAACCGGCCACCACGCCGCGGTCAGCGCCGGCGTCGAACCCGGGAGCACCTGCGTCGTCGTCGGCGACGGCGCGGTCGGCCTCTGTGGCGTCCTCGCGGCCCGTCGACTGGGCGCCCGCCGTATCGTCGCCGTCGGCCACCACGAGGACCGACTGGACCTCGCCGACGAGTTCGGCGCGACCGACACAGTGCTGGGCGGCGGCGAGACCGACGAGGTCGAGGCCGTCCGGGAAGTAACAGGTGGCGGCGCCGATCACGTCCTGGAGTGCGTCGGCGCGGCGTCGTCGATGGAGACCGCCGTCGGCGTCTGCCGGCCCGGCGGGACGGTCGGCTACGTCGGCGTCCCCCACGGCGTCGACGCCGCGGGCCTGGATCTCTTCGACTTCTTCGTCGACAATATCACGCTCCGGGGCGGAGTCGCACCGGTCCGGGCCTACGCCGAGGAGTTGATGGACGACGTACTCGGCGGGACGCTCGACCCCGCGCCGATCTTCACGAAGACCGTCGACCTCGACGGCGTGCCCGAGGGCTACCAGGCGATGTCCGACCGGGAGGCGCTGAAGGTGCTGGTCAAGCCCTGA
- a CDS encoding ABC transporter ATP-binding protein, with protein MRAIETSALTKRYGETTAVDSLDLTVPEGTVYGFLGPNGSGKTTTMRMLTGLTTPTSGTATVTGVSVTNRKALRPHIGYLPEEPPLYEQATAYEQLEYIAGLRDIPQQEVQNRIDSLLDRVGLSPDDAATRIADYSKGMRQKVAYVQAVLHSPDIAFLDEPTSGLDPRAARTIREHIRELTDEGTTVFLTTHILPVVEEIADTVGILYEGRLVAEDTPEQLTRRAETGDARTLEDAFLEVTSTDPAAGASVEAEDD; from the coding sequence ATGCGAGCGATTGAGACCTCCGCTTTGACCAAACGCTACGGCGAGACGACCGCCGTGGATAGCCTCGACCTCACCGTTCCCGAGGGAACCGTCTATGGCTTCCTCGGTCCGAATGGCTCCGGCAAGACCACGACGATGCGGATGCTCACCGGCCTGACAACGCCAACCAGCGGAACTGCAACTGTCACTGGTGTTTCCGTCACCAACCGAAAAGCTCTCCGCCCTCACATCGGCTACCTCCCCGAGGAACCACCCCTGTACGAGCAGGCCACGGCCTATGAACAACTCGAATACATCGCCGGTCTCCGGGATATCCCACAGCAGGAAGTCCAGAACCGCATCGATAGTCTCCTCGACCGTGTGGGCCTGTCGCCGGACGATGCCGCAACCCGAATCGCCGACTACTCGAAGGGGATGCGCCAGAAGGTCGCCTACGTCCAGGCAGTACTCCACAGTCCAGACATCGCCTTTCTCGACGAGCCGACATCCGGGCTCGACCCACGCGCGGCTCGAACCATCCGTGAACACATCCGCGAACTCACCGACGAGGGGACGACGGTTTTCCTCACGACACATATTCTTCCAGTGGTCGAGGAGATCGCCGATACTGTCGGCATCCTCTACGAGGGACGACTCGTCGCCGAGGACACGCCCGAGCAGTTGACCCGGCGCGCTGAAACTGGTGATGCCCGAACCCTCGAAGACGCATTCCTCGAAGTCACGAGCACGGACCCAGCAGCCGGGGCGTCCGTGGAGGCCGAGGATGACTGA
- a CDS encoding GIDE domain-containing protein encodes MLREAGAIRQVLGPSTDVYSLTTGTTGPVSISGTAVQYEDSLPSPFTGTESLALAYEVQERRTTDKGTTWVEIDSGRAAVPFLLEDETASVLVDPSTVRLGLDTSTTIDVAGGDRPPARIREFIDRTEAVDSEERTWDLKIIELKVGDDRRYIERRLDPGESVTVFGEAHSESGVSTRSGQVNAVLKAGDHPLVLSETTPFRTVFRVFWPVIVVALIGIALLGAAAALVVL; translated from the coding sequence GTGCTTCGAGAGGCAGGGGCGATTCGGCAGGTCCTCGGCCCGTCGACGGACGTCTACTCGCTCACGACAGGGACGACTGGCCCGGTTAGTATTTCGGGGACAGCGGTTCAGTACGAAGACAGCCTCCCCAGCCCATTCACTGGAACGGAGTCTCTTGCCCTCGCGTACGAGGTCCAGGAGCGTCGGACGACCGACAAGGGCACGACGTGGGTCGAGATCGACTCTGGACGTGCTGCGGTTCCGTTCCTGCTCGAAGACGAGACTGCGAGCGTCCTCGTCGATCCGTCGACGGTCCGACTCGGTCTCGATACGAGCACGACGATCGACGTCGCCGGTGGTGATCGACCCCCCGCTCGGATTCGGGAGTTCATCGACCGGACCGAGGCCGTCGATTCCGAAGAGCGAACCTGGGACCTGAAGATCATCGAACTGAAAGTCGGCGACGACCGACGATACATCGAGCGCCGACTCGATCCCGGTGAGTCAGTGACGGTATTCGGGGAGGCTCACAGTGAATCCGGTGTCAGTACGCGTTCCGGCCAAGTGAATGCTGTACTCAAAGCCGGAGACCATCCGCTCGTACTGTCGGAAACCACGCCGTTTCGAACCGTCTTTCGGGTATTCTGGCCCGTGATCGTTGTTGCTCTCATCGGCATCGCACTCCTCGGTGCAGCAGCGGCCCTGGTAGTTCTCTGA
- a CDS encoding heavy metal translocating P-type ATPase encodes MAITDPATISTCTIDIERRGGRSEAGARALERQLQGISGVHDVDVSFRTGSVRISYDEGVTSDDTLREAVRDQRVSLQEDLERGTADASTRSELNREALFVGLTLLGMATGLVTGWLDGPPLLLWTGYGVAYVFGGWYGLKGAIETLRHRAVDIDLLMIVAALGALSIGAPFEGAMLLFLFSLSNTLQHYAIGRSRRAIKSLVEMRPDEAQVLRDGAEVTVPIDEVAVGDVFVVRPGDKIPLDGVVRDGEGTVDQASLTGESVPVPKEPGDDVFGGTINESGSLEIEVTRQAHESAISRLIHMVERAQSEKAPTQRLIDRLEQPYVLGVFALTIAAIAIPLALGSEFTGTFYRAMTLMVAASPCAVIISTPAAVLSAIASGGRQGVLFKGGEHVETAANIDAVAFDKTGTLTRGDTQLTDVFVRDGAGDGTLTDDDLLAVAAAVQARSEHHLARATVTAADDRSLTVPSARGFDSVAGKGVRADVEARTIHIGNRSYFDTVLGDTRIDGLQPGLERLRTLESEGKTSVLVAEERGDAVTVLGWLAFTDTVRPGAAEMIADIRSLGVEHIVMLTGDNERVAQRIAAEVGIDEVQAELLPEEKVTTIEDLVDRYENVAMVGDGVNDAPALATASLGVAMGGAGTDVALETADVVLMGDDLSKIPFVLGLGRKTRRTLLVNLAIAFGAIALMVGTILLRGIPLPLAVVGHEGSTVLVSLNGLRLLGYRE; translated from the coding sequence GTGGCCATCACTGACCCTGCCACGATCTCGACGTGCACGATCGATATCGAACGCCGGGGCGGTCGTAGCGAGGCAGGAGCGCGCGCACTCGAACGACAGTTACAGGGCATTTCTGGCGTTCACGACGTGGACGTCTCGTTTCGAACTGGAAGTGTTCGGATCTCCTACGACGAGGGTGTCACGTCCGACGACACGCTCAGGGAAGCGGTCCGCGACCAGCGCGTCTCACTGCAGGAGGATCTCGAGAGGGGGACCGCCGACGCGAGTACCCGTTCGGAACTCAATCGAGAAGCCCTGTTCGTCGGCCTGACATTGCTCGGCATGGCGACCGGCCTCGTGACCGGGTGGCTCGATGGCCCGCCACTATTGCTCTGGACCGGCTACGGCGTCGCGTACGTCTTCGGCGGTTGGTACGGTCTCAAAGGCGCAATCGAGACACTGCGCCACCGCGCGGTGGATATCGACCTGCTGATGATCGTCGCCGCACTCGGGGCGCTGTCGATCGGCGCGCCGTTCGAGGGAGCGATGCTCCTCTTCCTGTTCTCGCTCTCGAACACGCTCCAGCATTACGCCATCGGCCGTTCGCGCCGGGCGATCAAGTCCCTCGTGGAGATGCGACCGGACGAGGCGCAGGTGCTGCGGGACGGTGCGGAAGTGACGGTCCCAATCGACGAGGTCGCCGTCGGTGACGTGTTCGTCGTCCGTCCCGGCGACAAGATCCCGCTCGACGGCGTCGTCAGGGACGGCGAGGGAACGGTCGATCAGGCCTCGCTCACCGGCGAGTCGGTGCCCGTGCCGAAAGAACCCGGCGACGACGTCTTCGGCGGGACGATCAACGAGAGTGGGAGCCTCGAGATCGAGGTAACCAGGCAGGCCCACGAATCGGCGATCAGCCGACTCATCCACATGGTCGAGCGTGCCCAGAGCGAGAAGGCCCCGACACAGCGACTCATCGACCGGCTCGAACAACCGTACGTCCTCGGGGTGTTCGCGCTCACGATCGCAGCGATCGCGATTCCGCTCGCGCTCGGCAGCGAATTCACCGGCACGTTCTACCGCGCGATGACGCTCATGGTCGCTGCCTCGCCGTGTGCGGTCATCATCTCGACGCCCGCGGCGGTCCTCTCGGCGATCGCGTCCGGTGGCCGACAGGGCGTCCTGTTCAAGGGCGGAGAACACGTCGAGACGGCGGCGAACATCGACGCCGTGGCGTTCGACAAGACCGGGACGCTCACGCGGGGCGATACGCAGTTGACCGACGTGTTCGTCCGGGATGGCGCAGGGGACGGGACACTGACGGACGACGATCTGCTCGCGGTCGCGGCCGCGGTGCAGGCCCGCTCCGAGCATCACCTCGCTCGCGCGACCGTCACAGCGGCAGACGACCGCTCCCTGACGGTGCCCAGTGCACGGGGGTTCGACTCGGTCGCGGGGAAAGGCGTCCGAGCGGACGTCGAGGCGCGGACCATCCACATCGGGAACCGGAGTTACTTCGACACCGTCCTTGGGGACACACGGATCGATGGGCTCCAGCCCGGGTTAGAGCGGCTCCGAACGCTCGAATCGGAAGGCAAGACGAGCGTGCTCGTCGCCGAAGAACGAGGGGACGCCGTTACCGTGCTGGGGTGGCTCGCGTTCACCGACACAGTCCGTCCCGGCGCGGCCGAGATGATCGCCGACATCCGCTCGCTCGGAGTGGAGCACATCGTCATGCTCACGGGCGACAACGAGCGCGTCGCCCAGCGGATCGCCGCGGAGGTCGGCATCGACGAGGTGCAGGCAGAACTGCTCCCGGAGGAGAAAGTGACGACTATCGAGGATCTCGTCGACCGATACGAGAACGTGGCGATGGTCGGCGACGGCGTCAACGATGCCCCGGCGCTGGCAACGGCGAGCCTCGGTGTCGCAATGGGTGGTGCAGGAACCGACGTCGCGCTCGAAACCGCCGACGTGGTGTTGATGGGCGACGACCTCAGCAAGATCCCATTCGTCCTCGGACTTGGGCGAAAGACCCGTCGGACGCTGCTGGTCAATCTCGCGATTGCGTTCGGTGCCATCGCGCTCATGGTCGGTACGATCCTCCTCCGAGGCATCCCGCTCCCGCTCGCAGTGGTCGGCCACGAGGGATCGACGGTTCTGGTCTCACTGAACGGCCTCCGGTTGCTCGGGTACCGCGAGTGA
- a CDS encoding CPBP family intramembrane glutamic endopeptidase, translating to MSNVDTRRSGLVRPVAELVGLTVAAFLVSLIAGVAFIVPMFVLGYGIETTLVLVGSTAAGQVAFLGVGYAYSRLRDISVAIARPSGRQLLVALGGTVAALVVATVLSVVLTVLDLLPQSVIGEIATRNPTFLLGLAALSVVLVAPAEEWLFRGVIQGRLRQRVGPVPAIAGSSLLFGSMHLANYAGSLLSVVAGAALIVAVGCIFGALYEYTDNLTVPIVTHATYNVVLMVLAYLTI from the coding sequence ATGTCGAACGTCGATACTCGTCGCTCTGGCCTCGTTCGTCCAGTTGCGGAACTGGTGGGGCTCACCGTTGCCGCGTTTCTCGTCTCGTTGATCGCTGGCGTGGCGTTCATCGTCCCGATGTTTGTGCTGGGGTACGGAATCGAAACGACGCTGGTTCTCGTCGGGTCAACAGCCGCAGGCCAGGTCGCGTTTCTCGGTGTTGGCTACGCCTACAGCAGGCTTCGTGACATCTCAGTCGCCATCGCGCGCCCGTCAGGTCGACAGCTCCTCGTCGCGCTCGGTGGAACCGTGGCCGCGCTGGTGGTCGCAACTGTGCTATCGGTCGTGCTGACCGTTCTCGACCTGTTGCCACAGTCGGTGATCGGCGAGATCGCCACGCGGAATCCGACGTTCCTGCTCGGATTGGCTGCGCTCTCGGTGGTCCTCGTCGCACCCGCAGAGGAGTGGCTCTTTCGCGGCGTCATCCAGGGCCGCCTCCGCCAGCGGGTCGGTCCTGTGCCCGCGATCGCGGGGTCAAGTCTTCTGTTCGGGTCGATGCATCTCGCCAACTACGCCGGTTCACTCCTCTCCGTCGTCGCCGGCGCAGCACTCATCGTGGCCGTCGGCTGCATTTTCGGCGCACTGTACGAATACACTGACAACCTCACGGTCCCCATCGTGACACACGCGACGTACAACGTCGTGTTGATGGTACTCGCATACTTGACGATATAG
- a CDS encoding polymer-forming cytoskeletal protein — translation MSPTEAIPLLIVVLLMVSIGGGDVQELSVTFQGDSEPDSLADVHVVAGGTSTVPGNATLDGDIYVIGGTAAINGSVDGDVTLLDGNLSITDGATVTGTLQTYSGAAAVSSDASVGQISQFEAPTPSNSPGQRIGAFLLQFFVLGAFGWWLVRRHPLLFEHVGAAITDHGLVSGVVGSLGATTLLVLFVYMAFTLILLPLAIVGLFAEFLVILYGQAVFGYLVGTRLPIESDGIATLAGIAVFLLVLEVLGAVPYLGGVVQILFAVVGFGAVLNTYFGLQRFEPVTIPGGT, via the coding sequence GTGAGTCCGACCGAGGCTATCCCGCTTCTCATCGTCGTCCTCCTCATGGTCTCCATCGGGGGCGGCGACGTCCAGGAGCTGTCCGTGACGTTCCAAGGGGACAGCGAACCCGATTCGCTCGCGGACGTGCATGTCGTCGCCGGCGGTACCTCCACCGTCCCCGGAAACGCGACTCTCGACGGCGATATCTACGTAATCGGTGGCACCGCAGCCATCAACGGCAGCGTCGACGGCGACGTGACCCTTCTCGATGGGAATCTCTCGATCACTGACGGCGCAACTGTGACTGGGACTCTCCAGACGTATTCGGGCGCCGCTGCTGTCAGCTCCGACGCGTCGGTCGGGCAGATCTCACAATTCGAGGCTCCCACCCCATCGAACTCGCCGGGACAGCGGATTGGGGCCTTCCTCCTGCAGTTCTTCGTTCTCGGTGCGTTCGGGTGGTGGCTCGTACGACGGCACCCACTCCTCTTCGAGCACGTCGGCGCGGCTATCACCGATCACGGGCTCGTCAGCGGCGTCGTCGGCAGCCTCGGCGCAACGACCCTCCTCGTCCTGTTCGTCTACATGGCGTTCACCCTCATCCTGCTTCCGCTCGCCATCGTCGGGCTGTTCGCCGAGTTCCTGGTCATCCTCTACGGCCAGGCCGTGTTCGGGTATCTCGTCGGGACGCGCCTCCCGATCGAGTCGGATGGCATCGCGACGCTCGCTGGAATTGCCGTGTTTCTGCTCGTCCTCGAGGTACTCGGAGCCGTCCCCTACCTCGGTGGGGTCGTCCAGATCCTCTTCGCAGTCGTCGGGTTCGGTGCCGTCCTGAACACGTACTTCGGGCTCCAGCGGTTCGAACCCGTCACGATCCCCGGAGGCACATAG
- a CDS encoding DUF6141 family protein, translating into MADEIPFREEQRFRQWWLWALLGVVGLVTIVGSGPLGVVIMGAVYGFMWSLRLVSEVRDDGLYIRFAPLHRSFRRVPWTAIEFVEATTYRPLRDYGGWGIRWRPGAIAYNVRGSRGVFLTRPGDRDLLVGSQRPEELATAIRAAMSDATRRG; encoded by the coding sequence GTGGCAGATGAGATTCCCTTCCGCGAGGAGCAGAGATTCCGACAGTGGTGGCTCTGGGCCCTGCTGGGAGTCGTCGGTCTCGTGACTATCGTGGGAAGTGGACCGCTCGGAGTAGTCATCATGGGAGCCGTTTACGGGTTCATGTGGTCACTTCGCCTGGTCTCGGAGGTACGAGACGACGGACTCTACATCAGGTTTGCTCCACTCCACCGGTCGTTCAGGCGGGTACCGTGGACGGCGATCGAGTTCGTCGAGGCGACGACGTATCGGCCACTCCGCGACTACGGCGGGTGGGGAATCCGCTGGCGTCCAGGAGCGATCGCGTACAACGTCCGTGGCTCGCGCGGTGTGTTCCTAACGCGGCCCGGCGACCGCGATCTGCTGGTCGGGAGCCAGCGCCCTGAGGAGTTGGCAACGGCGATTCGAGCGGCGATGTCGGACGCGACTCGTCGAGGGTAG